Part of the Ignatzschineria larvae DSM 13226 genome, TGCGGGTAAAACAATGGTAATGGCGGGCGCTATTCTTTATATGTTTAAAGAATATGGCTATCAAAACTTTATCTTCTTTGTTCATACCGATGCGATTATTCAAAAGACTAAAGAGAATCTCTTAAATCCGTTATCTTCTAAATATTTATTCAGCCAAGATATCGAGATTGAAGGTGAAAAAATCACGATTGAGCCGGTAGAAACATTTCCGGCAGTTCCCAATGACAATACGATTTATTTAAAGCTCTCCACGATTCATAAAATTCATGATGAATTGAATAATCCCAAAGAGAACAGTATTACCTTTGATGAATTAAAAGAACAGCGATTAGTGTTATTAGGGGATGAGGCGCACCACTTCAATGCTGAAACGAAAGCCAAAGGAAAAGCCAAAAATAGCAAAGAGTATGAGGAGCTGACATGGGAAAGAACTATTGATTCTATTCTTGCTTTACAGCCTAAAAACCGATTATTGGAATTTACAGCTACCATTAATTTAGAGAATAGAGAGATCTATCAGAAATATAAAGATAAGATCGTTTATCAGTATGATCTTAAACAATTTATGATGGATGGTTATTCTAAAAAGGTAATGCTATTAGAAGCAAACCAAGAAGATAACGAGAAAATGTTAGATGCGGTGTTGTTGAGCCAATACCGTAAGATGGTTGCATTCGATCATGGTATTAGAGAATTTAAACCGATTATTTTGTTTAAATCTAATCAGATTGCTGTCTCTAAGGCAAAACAAGATGACTTTATTCAAATGATTGAATCTTTAACGCCGGATAAAGTTAAAGAGCATTTAACACAGAAGAGAATGCAACTAAGCTCTTCTACTAGTATTTGGCATAAAGTAATAGATCGTTATCTACAAAGTGATTTGATCCCTGTTGTTGGGGGAATTATCGATGATTTTAATGAGATGAATCTGTTAAATGTCAATAAGAGTGATCTGCTAGAAGAATACCCTGTTTTATTAAATACGTTAGAAGAGATTGATAATCCTATTCGCGCTATTTTTGCGGTTGCGAAAGTGAACGAAGGTTGGGATGTCTTGAACCTTTATGATATTGTCAGAATCAGTGAAAAAGCCTCTAATACGAAAAATGGAACAGATAGCGAAGCGCAATTGATTGGACGAGGTGCGCGATATTATCCATTTACTTATCAAGGTGAGCAGAGCTACACCCGCCGTTTTGATACGAGTGTGAGTGATTTAGCGATTTTAGAACAGCTTCATTACCATACGATCAATGAGCCGTCATATATTAAAACATTGCATAATTCGCTAGATAATGCGGATATCGTAGCGCATCTCGATGGCTTGGGGAAAGTTGAACATGCGAAATTGAAAGAAGAGTTTAAAAAATCAAAAATCTATCAAACAGGTGAACTTTTTTATAATGAAGTCATCGATATAGATAACAGTGCTAGAAATTGGGATTCCTACTCTTTAGAAAAACATTTTGAAGTGAGTTATAAGACGGCTCAAGAGATTTCATTAGATCACATTGAAGATGAAGCAGAAAATGAAGATAAGTTGACTCATACTGAAGCACTGCAATTGGATCAGCGATATTTTTATAAAGCACTACAGAAGATTAATTTCTTCACCTTTGAAAACTTACAAACATACTTCCCGATGCTTGAGAGTATGCGGGAATTTATTACGAGTACCGATTATTTAGGTAATTTAACGATCAATGTAAAATTGCCTCTTAAGGTTTCCCTTGCAGATTTACCGGCAAGAGAGAAGCTGCAACTATTAGAGACGGTCTTAGTAAGAATCGCGGATAATATTCGCCGTAACTTTAATAAAGTCATCGGGACTTATCGCTTTACCAGTAAGCCATTAAAAGACTTTGTGAAGGATTACAGTACATTTATTGATATGAATCCTGCAACCTATGCTAATCAGAAGATTGAAGCAAAATCCACGATAGGCAAAAAATGGTATGTATTTGATCAGGCTATTTTAAACCAGTTAGAACATAAACTAGTCGCCTTGATAGATCAGTTTATTCGCAAGCTGAAAGATAAATATGGTGATATTTATCTTATCCGTAATGATGAGCAATCATCTGATTTTAAATTGAGAGAATTTAACGGCGTGAGAGGTTTTATGCCTGATTTCATCTTAATTATGACGGGTATTGAGGATAATGCTTATTATCAAGTATTTTTAGAGCCTAAAGGGGATGACCGCTTACTAGATGATGCTTGGAAAGAGAGAATGCTAGAAACGATTAATCGTAAAGATCTCATCATCTTAGATGAAAATGAGGATGTAAGATTAGTCGGTATTCGATTCTTTGCAGAGAGCAAGCGTGATGAGTTTATTAAGGATTTTGAAGCTAAACTCTACGATGGGAAACCATTAGAAGATATATCGCTGATTTAAGGTTAAGTTATACTCATCATCAAAATCAAAAATCCTGCCAATATTTCCCAATTGTAGGCAGGGATTCGTTAGAATGGATCTTTAACCTTACTATGTTGTGTAATCCTCCCCTTTTTAGGGCTATTTAAAAGTAGAAGGTTTCTCTTGGTTTATTAAAGTTGACACGGTGGCACAGATCCAATGGCTGAATGGGGTCTTTCATTATTATAACTCCATAGCCATTTAGTGGAGTAAATTTGTGCTTCATTGATTGTTCCAAACAGATAATTCGATAGTAACTCCTCTCTTACGGTGCGGTTAAATCGCTCAATATAAGCATTTTGTGTGGGTTTCCCCGGTTGAGTATAGATCAGAGTGATCTTCTTTGAATTAGCCCAATCAATTAATTTCTGGCTAATATATTCAGGGCCATTATCACATCGAATCGCTGCAGGCTTTCCTCTCCATTCAATAATTCTCTCTAAGGAGCGAATCACTTTTTCTGTCGGTAAACTAAAATCAATATCCACGCAAAGACCTTCTCGATTATAATCATCAATCACATTAAAAGTTCGGAAATAACGTCCATTTTGCAAGCTGTCAGACATAAAATCCATCGACCATATTTGATTAATATCTGTCGCTAATCCCAATGCTTCGGGGCAATTTCTGATGATTCGTTTTTTAGGTTTAATTCTGAGATTAAGCTCTAATTCCCGATAAACTCTTAAAACTCGTTTATGATTCCATCGGAACTTTTGAATATTTCTCAAATAATCAAAACATAAACCAAAACCCCAACGCTTATGAGCTTTAGTTAACTTCAGTAACCAAGTTTCAATGAGTCTGTTTTCGGAAGAGGCTTTGGCCTGATAGTGAAAAGCCGTTTTGCTAATCCCAAATATCTCACAAACCAAACGAATGGAGATATCTTGAGTCTTTAAAACAGCTTTAGCCATCTCTTTTCGTTGAGATGGCTTTACCACTTTCCCTCTAAAGCTTCTTGGCGGATACGGGACTTTAAACATTCTTCAGCATACATTTTTTTGAGCCTTGCATTCTCAGCTTCTAGCTCTTTTAAGCGAGTAATCATCGAGGCATCCATACCACCATATTTTGAACGCCACTTATAAAATGTCGCCGAACTAATCCCATGCTCTCGACATAAATCGGTCACTTTCACGCCTGATTCATTCTGCTTTAAGATTGACATGATTTGTGTGTCTGTGAATTTTGATTTTTTCATAGTTAATTTCTCCTAAGTAAATAATACGAGAAAATTCTACTTATAGTCGGTATTATTTTTAGGGAGGATTACAGTTGCAATTCATTTAATGAATAGAGGAGTGAGCTATGCACGAACATCACGAACACGATCACCACAGCCACGAAGATCATCCAAGAGTGTTGGTTTTAGTGGATGTACAAGAGAAACTTTTGAGAGTGATGAATAAGCAAGAACAACTACTACGGAATTTAACGATTCTAGTGGAAGGGGCCATTGCACTTGAGATACCGATTATTTGGCTTGAGCAATATCCTCGTGGACTGGGTCGAACAGTGCCGGAGCTTAAAGCGCTATTAGAAGAGAAAGGTATTGAACCCATTGATAAAATGAGCTTTAGTGGCTGTAAAACAGAAGCGATGCAACAAGCATTAGCGCCATATACCGCAGAACATTGCCATTTTATTGTGGCGGGTATTGAAGCGCATATCTGTGTCTATCAGACGGTACAGGATCTTTTAGCGGAGGATCTTGCTGTTGAAGTGGTTGCAGATGCGGTAGGTTCGCGCGTGGAAGAGAGCGTAGAAATTGCGCTGAATAAGATGATGCAATTAGGCGCTGATTTAACGAGTGTTGAGATGTGTCTATTTGAGCTTTTGGGGAGTGCTGAACATCCACAATTTAAGACAATTAGTAAATTGATTAAGTAGCTAATTCATCAACGAATCGATTCATCAATGAATTAAGTAGTGATCGATAATGGCTTGAAATAACGTGCGTATTGATCATAATTTACAAAATTTATTGTAAAAATAGATCCTGATAAGATCCATAAGTGCAGAGTATAGGCTTAGGGATCTAATCGGGATTTTTTCTTATATCGTTGCCTATAGATAAGAGATAATTTCAGTCATTGCTTGGCATTTATCAGTGAGGATTGAGCATTGAGTTTTTGAAAAATATTCAGATGAAATTTCCAGATAAAATTTCTAATTGACTCTTGAAAATAAACTTAATAAAAATCCGAGATAAGGTAGAATCACAAATGATTTAAACAATAATATGTGCAATATTATTGATGATTTTTCTAATAAAATTCTTATCAGAAACTAAACTATTGATTACCACTCTTCTCAGTCGAGGGCTATTGAGATGAATTATGAATTGATGATTGTATTAGCATTGCTATTTATGGCAGTTGTGGCTTTTATGCTCAATAAGCCACGAATGGATGTGGTTGCAGTTTGTGCGTTATTAGCTTTGCCATTGACCGGCAGTGTGACATTAGATCAGGCACTTGCCGGCTTTAGTGACAGCAGTGTGATTGTGGTAGCCGTCTTTTTCGTGATTGGTGATGGTTTGGTGCGGACCGGCATTGCATTTCGGGTTGGCGATTGGTTGGTTAAACAATCTAAAAATAGTGAGACAAGGCTCATTTTACTCCTAATGCTCTCTGTCGCATTTTTGGGCTCTGTGATGAGTTCAACGGGCATTGTGGCGATTTTCATTCCGATTCTATTAAGTGTTGCTACGAAGATGAAAGCAGATACCCGGCGTTTGATGATGCCTTTGAGCTTTGCCGGTCTGATTAGTGGGATGTTAACGCTCGTGGCGACACCGCCGAATCTTGTGGTTTCAGGGCAGTTACAATTAGCGGGGCACGCACCTTTTCAATTCTTCTCATTTACACCGATCGGACTGATTGTATTAGTAGTGGGCATTATCTATATGCTCTTTGCTCGTCGATTATTGGGGAAAAAGAGCAGTGATACGGCAACAACAGGGCATACTCGCATTAATTTCGATGATTTAGCGACAGAATATGGGCTCAAAGGACGCAATTATCGGGCGCAAGTGGGGAAAGGCTCGCCCATGATTGGTAAACGGCTATCAGAGATGCATCTGCGGGAAGAGCACGGCGCGAATATTATCGCCGTAGAACGTCGTTTAAATCGTCTTCGCAATGTAGTGCTCGATGCCGTTCCTGACCGGGTTATTCAAGAGAATGATGTGCTCTTATTTGATTTCTTCTATCCTGAGCAGGTGAACCTTTTCTTGCAGAAATTCAATTTGGTTTCTCTACCATTGATGAGTAGCTACTTTAATGAGCATTCCCGAGAGATCGGTATGGTTGAGGTGACTATTCATCCGGATTCTAAATTGATTGATAAAACCGTTTTAGAGAGTGCTTTCCGTTCCCAATATGGTCTTAATGTGATGGGAATTAAGCGGCAAGGGGAAGTGCTAGAGAATGAGCTTGTGAATGAGAAGCTCAAACGGGGAGATACCCTATTAGTAGTCGGGATGTGGCGTGCGATTCGGCAATTACAGACGATGAAAAATGACTTCGTTGTATTAACTATTCCGGCAGAGATTGATGAAGTTGCGCCGGCAATGGAGAAAGCACCGTATGCAATTATTGCGCTCTTGATTACGGTAGCCTTAATGATTTCAGGGGTTTTCCCGACAGTATTAGTAGCGATCTTCGGCGCACTCTTAATGGGTGCTTTTGGTTGTATTACGATGGATAGTGCTTATAAGTCAATTCATTGGCAGAGCGTTATTTTGATTGTCGGGATGTTCCCCTTTGCCGTTGCGCTACAAAATACCGGCGGTGTTGACTTAGCTGTTCAATTTTTACTGGATATGAGTGGGGATGCAAGTCCACGCGTCCTATTAGCGATGCTTTTTGGCATTACGGCGGTTATTGGGCTTTTTGTCTCAAATACGGCAACGGCAGTTCTTTTAGCACCGATTGCAATTCAAACTGCTTCGGCATTAGGCGTTTCCCCTTATCCCTTTGCAATGGCAGTTGCGATCGCGGCTTCAGCAGCCTTTATGACCCCTGTTTCTTCCCCTGTAAATACTTTAGTCGTAGCGCCAGGACGTTATAGCTTTGGGGACTTTATCAAAATTGGGGTGCCATTTGTTTTCATTGTAATGGCAATTGCGGTCTTCTTTATTCCTATTTTATTCCCGCTATAGTTGATTGTTACAATGTTAAGAGATGAGTCAATCACTCACTTGCGGGCGCAGGGTTGATCTGGAATGGTAAGCATTCTATCCCGCCGGGAATCAGCTTTGATTGGGAATGATTCAGGGTAAGAAGGTAGGCGTATCGCCGGGGCGAATGATCTCGCTCTTGTCACAATCGCGCGCCGGCAGTTGTGGCATTTCAAGTTACGATAATAGGGAATGCTACTACTTCGTACTGACAGGCAATCAGTTCAGAGATCGTTAATGTTGAGAGATGAGTCAATCGCTCACTTGCGGACGTTGGATTGATCTGGAATGGTAAGCATTCGATCCCGCCGGGAATCAGCTTTGATTGGGAATGATTCAGGGTAAGAAGGTAGGCGCATCGCCGGGGCGAATGATCTCGCTCTTGTCACAATCGCGCGCCGGCAGTTGGTGCTTCGTGTTGAGATAGTATTTTTGTGATCCCATTACTTTCACGTGGAAATGAAAAAAGGCCCCTATTAAGAGGCCTTTTGATGTTACTGCATCTGTTATTTAAACAGAATCCATCGATTATGCATCAGGTTCACGTGAACGGCTTAAGAACTCTTTTGGATATTGAGTAAAGCCACGTGTTACAAATGCAAGGTAGATAATACCGATGGTTGCCCAGACTAAACCGATGACAAGCGCTTGATATTCAAGGCTATACCACAGGTAGCTGATGAATGCCATTCCTAAGAATGGGAAGATGAGGTACTGAATATTGTTATTAACACTATAACGTTGCTTATCACGAATATAGTATTGAACAACCACACAGAGATTCACAAAGAAGAAAGCGGTTAATGCACCGAAGTTCACTAAGTGAAGGGCAAAGTTAAGGTCAAAGAACCCTGCTGTTAAACAGATCACACCAACGATAATGATGTTGATAGAAGGTGTTTTGTATTTAGGGTTGATATAACCGAAGATCTTAGTTGGTAATACACCATCACGACCCATTACATACATCATCCGAGAAACCCCTGTATGCGCCGCAATACCTGACGCACACACTGCTAATACCGCTAACCAAAGACCTACAGATTGTAAGAATGTTTTGGCAACAAAGCGTGTAATAGATTGCTCGCCTACATAGAGGAGGATTTCCGGCTGACTCTCATCAGGTACTTGGAATACGTAGCCTTTGAAGTAGAGCTGCATAAAGTAGGTCATACCGATAAAGATCAAACCACCGATAAAGGTTGTTAAGAAGATCGCCCGTGGAACCGTTCTTGCCGCATTCTTGGTCTCTTCTGATAATGAACTTAAACCATCAAAACCTAGGAATGAGAAGCAGAGAATCGCCGAACCGGCAGCAACCGCCCCAATTTGCATATCCGGTGTAAAGAATGGTTCAACACTAGTAATAGTTCCAGCACCGACACCATCAAACATTAGACCCTTAATCACTAAGGCTAAGAAGATTCCCATAAGAAGCAACTGGCAGAAGACGATTAATGTATTCACATTCGCAACGAGCTCAACGCCACGATAGTTAATATAGGTCATTACGATGGCTAAAGGCACAACGTAGAACCAGATACTAATATCACTGCTAATTAAGGTTTTAAGATAGATGGTTGCTAATAAGATATTGATCATCGGATTAAATAGATAATCAAGCATCGTACACCAACCGATCACAAATCCAAGGTTTGGATTCAGCGAACGTTGCGCGTAGGTATAAGCAGAACCTGCGGAAGGATAGTAACGTACCATTTTACCGTAACTGAGTGCAGTGAACATCATTGCAATCAAGGTAATAATATAAGCCGTTGGTACATGGCCACCTGTATCATCACTGACGATACCAAAGGTATCGAAGACAGTCATTGGCTGCATATAAGCAAGACCGATCATAATCAGTTGCCATAGCACAAGTGTCTTTTGTAATCTTGCAGGTGAAGAAGGTGTGAAAGATGCGTTAGGAGATAACGCTTTTTTTTGATGAAACATAAGTTTATTTCCCCCAGCCTCAAATGGCATGTTAAGAGAGATAAATTAGCCGCGTTAATTCAGATGAATTATTGCCCCCTTGTGTTAATACAGGTACTTAAGTATAAAGCCCCATAAAAAAACCTCATTTCTTTTCTGAGGTTCGGGGAATTTTACACTTTTTTTTTGAGATGGCCACCTTTTTCTCTTTTTTTGAATATTTTTTAGGCAAAATAAGTTAAAAAAGCGTGTTAACTGATTGAAAAAATGTGAAAGCTATCAGCAAGATAATTATATTGATCCTAATAGAATGCGTTGTTGACTGCTCATATCGCCTGCGCAAAAGGGGAATATAGATCATAAAAAGCGCAATAAAAATTGCCTATTTGGCAAAATATGCTCATTCAAAAATTTTAATTCGAAAAGTTTCATTCTAAAGCGCTTATGACTTGACCTGGTAATGGAAATCACAATAGTGATCGCCCTGCATTAAGGTATGTGGCCTTTCAAGTGTAATATCCGGGGCATATCCCTCGATAAAAGAGAGATCTCGATTACAAGAGAGCAGATAGCCAATCTCTTCTAATCCCATTTCACGATACATTTCTGCATAACGACAACGGGTTACTCGATAGGTTAAGTGTTCTTCACTTTGGCTTACCGGTTCGATGGTTAGTGCATCTTCTTTGGTCCAGAGCGGTTGAATGGCAACTAACGTTGCGATAGAGGTAGGTAGCAGTTCGCCGGAGGAAGAAGAGCGGGTATTAGCCGCCATTGTCTTGCCTTGATTGATAGCATCTTGCTTGATCGCTTCGGCAATGATCGACTGTGCTTTCTCTTGGCCGAGTTCTCGTTTCATCACTTCATAAATGGGTTTAATGATCGCCGCTTCAATGCGACGTTTCTCTAGAATTCCCATATTATCGTTATTCTGCTTGCTCATTATTAATATCCTATCGTTATGATATATCAATACTTTTAAAAAAGCATTGAGCTAAATATTGTTGAAAGGTATGTTTAGTATGTATTTAAACTCTTCGGGATAGCAAGCTTTATTTTCTCGATTTAGTAAAAAGAGCGTAGGGGATAGCTACACTCTTTTGTCGTATTACTTAGGAATTCATTTTTTAAGACGACTCTAATGCATCTTCTTCTGCGGGAATAAATTCTTGTTTCATAAATGATTTATAGGAATCATCCATAATCTCAATCCAAGGCTTCGGCAAGCAAGCCGCTAGCGTGCCGGTAATGGTTGAACTATAGCTCTTATTACGAAAGCCCATGATGTCTTCTTTCTTATCTTGTTGCCAAGATTTAAGAATGAGTCCTTGTTCAAAGACGTGGAAATCAGGATAGTCAGTCGCCTCTAGAAGGTCTTGAATATAGGATGCTTGGAAATCAATATTATCTTCAGATGTCTGGCAATGCTGAAGTTTTTCAATCCAAGCTTGACTATCTTTGAGCATCGCTTCACGACTTGGAAGCTGAATGTGCCCCATGATGACATCCCGTGCATACCATGCTTGGGTATCAAACATATTAAATGTGTAGTATTGATCTTGCATGCCGAGGTAGATCATCTTCGGGTGATCAATCAAGAAAATACCTTTATAGAGATCGGCAGGGTAGATACTATTTTTGGCTTTAAGACGAATCTCTTCGCTTAAAAAATTGAAGTTAAAACGATAACCGGTACAGAAGATAATAGCATCAAAATCTTTATGGCTCCCATCTTTGAAGTAAGCGGTACGACCTTTAGCTTTGATTAATAGCGGACGTTCCTCAAAATGAGGGGGCCAATCATGCCCAATCGGATTAGTGCGATAGCTAAAAGTGATCGATTTTGCGCCATATTTGTAACATTGAGTACCGATATCTTCAGCAGAATAGCTACTACCGACGATGAGGATATCTTGATCTTTAAATTCTCGGGCATCTCTAAATTCATGAGAGTGAATCACGCGACCTGAAAAATCTTCTAGCCCCTCCACTCGTGGTAGATAAGGGGTTGAGAAATGGCCTGTGGCACAGACAACATAATCAAATTCCTCAGTGATGAGTCGATCCTGTGTATGATCCATGACCGTGACGCGGAATTTTTCATTATCCGGAAGATATTCAATCCAACGAACGGCATGATTAAAGCGAATATAGTCGCGAATATTATCGCGCTCGACTCGGCTGACAATGTAATCTTTAAGTACCGCTCGGGGTACGTAAGAGGGAATCGGCTCTTTGAAGTGCTCATCAAAGGTATAATCCCCAAATTCTAAGGCTTCTTTTGGTGCATTAATCCAAAGGAAACGATACATGCAGCCATGAATTGGTTCACCATTATGATCCACGCTCGTTTCCCAGTTATATCGCCATACACCGCCCCAATCATCTTGCTTTTCGTAACAGACAATTTCGGGGATTTCCTGGCCTTGATTTTTAAGCGCTTGAAAAGCTCGAAGTTGTGCTAGTCCACTTGGACCTGCACCTAGAATTGCAATCTTTTTCTTTTGATTCATAGGGTTCCTTTCAGTTGTCAAACACCTTTATAACCCTAACGAAAATAATTTATAAATACAATATTGATTTTTATTTTTAATTATGTTATGAAAAAACAATAAAAAAGCTATTTTATTATATTTTTTATTATTTATTTAATTTATTTATAAAAAAGATAATTCTATTTTTCGATTCAAAGTAGTCTGAGAGAGCGCTCTATTAGGCAGGTTCCAGAGAATGATGTTTTTTATAAAATCATTCATTCAGATATTTTTTGGTAATATTCATCAATAATTCATCAATAAAATGGGCAAGATAGACAAAACTACAATAAATCTACAAAAAAGCTTTAGCTAACAAAAAACCTAATAAAATAACACCATTCATTAGGATTCATTTTATTAGGTTAATAATGATGGTCCGCTTAGAGATCTGAGCAATAATTGAGGGTAAAGCCGCAATCATTACATTTTTATCAGATCTCTAATGGCATTTAGAGTATTCGCTTAATTATTATGATCAAATATTCTCTGTGAGTAGAATAGACCAACCATTATCTCTTGCTGTGTGGATAATTGCGCGATTGAGCGCACCTTTGGCTTTGAGGTAATGTTTCGCTGAATGTTGCGTCATCTCAGCAACAACTTGATAACTAGTACTATTGCTACTGATGAGCTGGCGAATATTGAAGTTTATTCGCTTAATCATCGCCGGCAATGCTTCATCAACTAATTTCATCTCAGCATAGATCCCGTCTTGCATTTTTGCTTTGACATCCTCAAAATCTAAGCGTGCTTCTGGCGTATCTTCGAGAGTAAAGTTGAGGGTTAAGCTATAGCCGCGCGAAAGATTGCTGAATTTAAGTTTATAAAATTCCCCAGTACCCATCACAATGGTAGAGCCATCATGATCAAGGTAGACAGACTCCGGCGTTTGGCGCAGAACTTGGACAATACGTTTATCCGGCAATAAGAGAATATCGCCTTTACGGCTTGGGAACCAAAGTTCATCATTCACTGTTTCCCGGGAATAGAGCTTATCAATGAGATCGATCGTGACCCGTAATTTACCATTATCAAGGAGTGGATTGGTAAGATAAACGTTATTGAGATTGATCTTAGTAATTTCCCAAGGAATATCATTATAGATAATTCTCTCACCTTCACGGGCTTGTCCGAGATTGAGGAATACGCGCAATTTATTAAGATAGCTTGGAATTTTTGTACGAAAACTAATCGCTAGCATTAAGAGGATTAATCCGACAATCCCAAAGAGCATAATATTGCCACTTGTGTGTAAAATGACAAGGAAAATAGAGACCGAGAAAATAAGATTGAAAGCTTGGAAAATAAGCAACATCAAGCGCCATTTAAAATTAGTGACACGACTTTTATCTTGTTGCTGATAACGGGTAAATATTAAAATTAAGCGACTGAGAATATAGTAAAATCCTACAGAAACGACGATCGCAATAAGAATGGCGAGCCCTTCATTTTTGATGAAGCTCCAAAGATTATCGGTAAATTTCTGAAAGAAACTACGGTTATCGGTTAAATCTTGTAATTTAAGATCAACGATATTTTTTTGATGTTCGATTGATTTGAGTCTATCTAACCATTCATCATCAAGTTTAGTGATTAATTTTACTGATTGAGGGCTGAGTTGTGCTTGATCGATACTTTTGAGCGTCGCAATACCATTATTGGCAAGTTCAATTTTCTTATTGAGCTCTCTGCGCTCTTCAATTAATTGATCACGTGTTCGTGCTTTTTCTGTCATTCTCTGCATTTGTGCAAAGAATGGTTGTAGGATTTGTAAAACCTCTTGTTGCCAATTGTAATTGAGGTTTGTTGTGGGTTCTTCGGCAGCGGGTTCTTGAAAGAGGGTGAGATCTATGCCGCCTAGTACGGTCTGTTCAAAGAGTGCATTGAAATCTTTACTTTGATTATTGAGTGTCTGTAAGCGTTG contains:
- a CDS encoding IS3 family transposase (programmed frameshift), whose translation is MKKSKFTDTQIMSILKQNESGVKVTDLCREHGISSATFYKWRSKYGGMDASMITRLKELEAENARLKKMYAEECLKSRIRQEALEGKLVKPSQRKEMAKAVLKTQDISIRLVCEIFGISKTAFHYQAKASSENRLIETWLLKLTKAHKRWGFGLCFDYLRNIQKFRWNHKRVLRVYRELELNLRIKPKKRIIRNCPEALGLATDINQIWSMDFMSDSLQNGRYFRTFNVIDDYNREGLCVDIDFSLPTEKVIRSLERIIEWRGKPAAIRCDNGPEYISQKLIDWANSKKITLIYTQPGKPTQNAYIERFNRTVREELLSNYLFGTINEAQIYSTKWLWSYNNERPHSAIGSVPPCQL
- a CDS encoding APC family permease, whose product is MFHQKKALSPNASFTPSSPARLQKTLVLWQLIMIGLAYMQPMTVFDTFGIVSDDTGGHVPTAYIITLIAMMFTALSYGKMVRYYPSAGSAYTYAQRSLNPNLGFVIGWCTMLDYLFNPMINILLATIYLKTLISSDISIWFYVVPLAIVMTYINYRGVELVANVNTLIVFCQLLLMGIFLALVIKGLMFDGVGAGTITSVEPFFTPDMQIGAVAAGSAILCFSFLGFDGLSSLSEETKNAARTVPRAIFLTTFIGGLIFIGMTYFMQLYFKGYVFQVPDESQPEILLYVGEQSITRFVAKTFLQSVGLWLAVLAVCASGIAAHTGVSRMMYVMGRDGVLPTKIFGYINPKYKTPSINIIIVGVICLTAGFFDLNFALHLVNFGALTAFFFVNLCVVVQYYIRDKQRYSVNNNIQYLIFPFLGMAFISYLWYSLEYQALVIGLVWATIGIIYLAFVTRGFTQYPKEFLSRSREPDA
- a CDS encoding DEAD/DEAH box helicase family protein — its product is MAKKPINKDLLFNQFKEFDRLGLFSENYEVPNYVKDNLKDQLRPYQDEALRYLHYAQNNPEADVRYKHLLFNMATGAGKTMVMAGAILYMFKEYGYQNFIFFVHTDAIIQKTKENLLNPLSSKYLFSQDIEIEGEKITIEPVETFPAVPNDNTIYLKLSTIHKIHDELNNPKENSITFDELKEQRLVLLGDEAHHFNAETKAKGKAKNSKEYEELTWERTIDSILALQPKNRLLEFTATINLENREIYQKYKDKIVYQYDLKQFMMDGYSKKVMLLEANQEDNEKMLDAVLLSQYRKMVAFDHGIREFKPIILFKSNQIAVSKAKQDDFIQMIESLTPDKVKEHLTQKRMQLSSSTSIWHKVIDRYLQSDLIPVVGGIIDDFNEMNLLNVNKSDLLEEYPVLLNTLEEIDNPIRAIFAVAKVNEGWDVLNLYDIVRISEKASNTKNGTDSEAQLIGRGARYYPFTYQGEQSYTRRFDTSVSDLAILEQLHYHTINEPSYIKTLHNSLDNADIVAHLDGLGKVEHAKLKEEFKKSKIYQTGELFYNEVIDIDNSARNWDSYSLEKHFEVSYKTAQEISLDHIEDEAENEDKLTHTEALQLDQRYFYKALQKINFFTFENLQTYFPMLESMREFITSTDYLGNLTINVKLPLKVSLADLPAREKLQLLETVLVRIADNIRRNFNKVIGTYRFTSKPLKDFVKDYSTFIDMNPATYANQKIEAKSTIGKKWYVFDQAILNQLEHKLVALIDQFIRKLKDKYGDIYLIRNDEQSSDFKLREFNGVRGFMPDFILIMTGIEDNAYYQVFLEPKGDDRLLDDAWKERMLETINRKDLIILDENEDVRLVGIRFFAESKRDEFIKDFEAKLYDGKPLEDISLI
- a CDS encoding SLC13 family permease, with product MNYELMIVLALLFMAVVAFMLNKPRMDVVAVCALLALPLTGSVTLDQALAGFSDSSVIVVAVFFVIGDGLVRTGIAFRVGDWLVKQSKNSETRLILLLMLSVAFLGSVMSSTGIVAIFIPILLSVATKMKADTRRLMMPLSFAGLISGMLTLVATPPNLVVSGQLQLAGHAPFQFFSFTPIGLIVLVVGIIYMLFARRLLGKKSSDTATTGHTRINFDDLATEYGLKGRNYRAQVGKGSPMIGKRLSEMHLREEHGANIIAVERRLNRLRNVVLDAVPDRVIQENDVLLFDFFYPEQVNLFLQKFNLVSLPLMSSYFNEHSREIGMVEVTIHPDSKLIDKTVLESAFRSQYGLNVMGIKRQGEVLENELVNEKLKRGDTLLVVGMWRAIRQLQTMKNDFVVLTIPAEIDEVAPAMEKAPYAIIALLITVALMISGVFPTVLVAIFGALLMGAFGCITMDSAYKSIHWQSVILIVGMFPFAVALQNTGGVDLAVQFLLDMSGDASPRVLLAMLFGITAVIGLFVSNTATAVLLAPIAIQTASALGVSPYPFAMAVAIAASAAFMTPVSSPVNTLVVAPGRYSFGDFIKIGVPFVFIVMAIAVFFIPILFPL
- a CDS encoding isochorismatase family protein encodes the protein MHEHHEHDHHSHEDHPRVLVLVDVQEKLLRVMNKQEQLLRNLTILVEGAIALEIPIIWLEQYPRGLGRTVPELKALLEEKGIEPIDKMSFSGCKTEAMQQALAPYTAEHCHFIVAGIEAHICVYQTVQDLLAEDLAVEVVADAVGSRVEESVEIALNKMMQLGADLTSVEMCLFELLGSAEHPQFKTISKLIK
- a CDS encoding L-2-amino-thiazoline-4-carboxylic acid hydrolase — translated: MSKQNNDNMGILEKRRIEAAIIKPIYEVMKRELGQEKAQSIIAEAIKQDAINQGKTMAANTRSSSSGELLPTSIATLVAIQPLWTKEDALTIEPVSQSEEHLTYRVTRCRYAEMYREMGLEEIGYLLSCNRDLSFIEGYAPDITLERPHTLMQGDHYCDFHYQVKS